From the genome of Glycine max cultivar Williams 82 chromosome 2, Glycine_max_v4.0, whole genome shotgun sequence, one region includes:
- the LOC100796484 gene encoding uncharacterized protein LOC100796484, producing the protein MAKKRKSIANSLDDVDRTLYTSFCTAANSLSQLYTHSMNHQKLSFNAGERHALEKIYQWIFRQQEGGSRVGTVDVLNYIQNELDYCGEEPSMSPRAPLQHQQSQPALHAPSFPVTSASSGQTIVAQGLRSDHCENQSKNYVFSNALSSPICRSLQHYQIGEGGCYTNGLSMGNGNWNTEPGFLHQQSRDSNAMSSNDSNMDMHAD; encoded by the exons ATGGCGAAGAAGCGAAAGTCCATCGCCAACAGCCTCGACGACGTGGATCGAACCCTATACACGTCGTTTTGCACTGCCGCCAATTCCCTCTCACAGCTCTACACGCACTCCATGAACCACCAGAAGCTCTCCTTCAATGCCGGGGAACGACATGCCCTC GAAAAAATTTATCAGTGGATTTTTAGACAACAAGAAGGAGGATCACGGGTTGGAACAGTTGATGTGCTTAATTACATTCAG AATGAGTTGGATTATTGTGGAGAAGAGCCATCTATGTCACCTAGAGCACCACTGCAACACCAGCAGTCACAACCAGCATTGCATGCCCCTAGTTTTCCGGTCACTTCAGCATCTTCTGGTCAAACAATAGTTGCACAAGGACTCCGCTCGGACCACTGTGAAAATCAATCAAAGAattatgtgttttcaaatgctttgTCAAGTCCAATATGTCGAAGCCTTCAACATTATCAAATTGGTGAAGGAGGATGCTACACCAATGGTCTCTCCATGGGGAATGGAAACTGGAATACTGAACCTGGCTTTCTTCACCAGCAAAGCAGGGATTCGAATGCAATGAGCTCCAATGATTCTAACATGGATATGCATGCAGACTAG
- the LOC100786437 gene encoding UDP-rhamnose/UDP-galactose transporter 6 — MAPSSKAEKKAAVDAAAWMFNVVTSVGIIIVNKALMASYGFSFATTLTGMHFATTTLMTVVLRMLGYVQPSHLPLPDLLKFVLFANFSIVGMNVSLMWNSVGFYQIAKLSMIPVSCLLEVVLDKIRYSRDTKLSIGVVLMGVGVCTVTDVSVNGRGFIAAFIAVWSTSMQQYYVHFLQRKYSLSSFNLLGHTAPAQAASLLLLGPFLDYWLTNKRVDRYDYNTASLIFIFLSCTIAIGTNLSQFICIGRFTAVSFQVLGHMKTILVLIMGFFFFGKEGLNLQVVFGMIIAVAGMIWYGNASSKPGGKERRSHTLPTNKTETR; from the exons ATGGCTCCGTCTAGCAAGGCTGAGAAAAAGGCTGCCGTGGATGCAGCTGCATGGATGTTCAATGTTGTTACATCTGTTGGAATCATCATTGTAAACAAAGCTTTGATGGCCTCTTATGGCTTCAGTTTTG CCACAACATTAACAGGCATGCACTTTGCTACCACAACTTTGATGACAGTTGTACTAAGGATGCTGGGATATGTCCAGCCTTCTCATTTACCCTTGCCAGATCTTCTAAAATTTGTTCTCTTTGCTAACTTCTCTATTGTTGGAATGAATGTTAGTCTAATGTGGAACTCAGTTGGATTCTATCAA ATTGCGAAGTTAAGTATGATCCCTGTATCATGCCTATTGGAAGTTGTTCTCGACAAGATTCGGTATTCAAGAGACACAAAACTGAGCATAGGTGTTGTTCTTATGGGTGTTGGTGTTTGCACTGTTACTGATGTGAGCGTTAACGGAAGAGGATTCATTGCTGCCTTTATAGCTGTATGGAGCACTTCTATGCAACAATAT TATGTTCATTTCCTTCAACGGAAGTATTCTCTAAGTTCTTTCAACCTGTTGGGACATACAGCACCTGCACAGGCTGCATCACTACTGTTATTAGGACCTTTTCTAGATTATTGGTTGACAAACAAAAGAGTTGACAGATATGACTACAACACTGCCTCGTTG ATTTTCATATTCCTGTCATGCACTATTGCAATTGGCACCAACCTAAGCCAATTTATCTGCATTGGCAGATTCACTGCTGTTTCTTTTCAAGTACTGGGACATATGAAGACAATACTTGTTTTAATCATGGGattctttttctttggaaaaGAGGGTCTCAATCTCCAAGTGGTTTTTGGAATGATCATAGCAGTGGCCGGAATGATTTGGTATGGCAATGCCTCATCCAAGCCTGGTGGAAAAGAGCGCCGGAGTCACACTCTTCCTACAAACAAAACAGAAACAAGATAG
- the LOC100791227 gene encoding 40S ribosomal protein S18 has translation MSLVANEDFQHILRVLNTNVDGKQKIMFALTSIKGIGRRFANICCKKADVDMNKRAGELSAIELDSVMTVVANPRQFKIPDWFLNRKKDYKDGKYSQVVSNALDMKLRDDLERLKKIRNHRGLRHYWGLRVRGQHTKTTGRRGKTVGVSKKR, from the exons ATG TCTCTGGTGGCGAACGAGGATTTCCAGCACATTCTGCGTGTGCTGAACACCAACGTAGATGGGAAGCAGAAGATAATGTTCGCTCTCACCTCTATCAAAGGTATTGGCAGGCGATTCGCTAACATTTGCTGCAAAAAAGCTGATGTCGACATGAACAAGAG AGCTGGTGAATTGAGTGCTATTGAGTTGGATAGCGTTATGACTGTGGTTGCCAACCCTCGGCAATTCAAGATCCCGGATTGGTTTTTGAATAGGAAGAAAGACTACAAGGATGGGAAGTATTCTCAGGTGGTGTCAAATGCACTGGATATGAAGTTGAGGGATGATTTGGAGCGCTTGAAGAAAATCAG AAATCACCGTGGTTTGAGGCACTACTGGGGTCTTCGTGTTCGTGGTCAGCACACTAAGACTACTGGTCGCAGGGGTAAAACTGTTGGTGTCTCTAAGAAGCGTTAA